The Arachis ipaensis cultivar K30076 chromosome B10, Araip1.1, whole genome shotgun sequence DNA window GGACGGCCCTGATGAAAGCGTTTGAAAATGCGACGTTATAGGTGGTGGCGTGCGGAATTGAATGGAGAGTACAGTGTTTATGTTACCAACAGAGACAGGGACCGAGGGAATCTCTGCCTTTGAGTTTGAGATTATgggtaattttgtattttttcatATTGATATATTGCGTTTGTTCCGTGGCACGTGCGACACGTGGGGAGCTGCATCAGCATCTCTTTGTTTTTTCGTCTCAAATAAATGCATGATCATTGTTCAATGTCCATACTCCATAGAGTTCTTTTTGATAAATTTGTCAATAAATGTTAATTAATAAAGAGCCTTGGGTTCACTTATCTGGCTCATTAGTAGGGTTTTTNNNNTGGTCTTAATCACTTCAAAGCCATCCTTGAACCACttactttttaaaaattataatggaGTGCTTTGCTGAAATCGAATATGTGCCAAAAGCATATCATAGCGATATCTTCTTTTGAGTAATTAGTCTTGTTTTGTTTCAAATGGAATATTTTGTTTGGCCCTACCAAAACTTACGACTGTAGATAATTTGGCTGAAAATTAAAATCGAATCTCCTCATATGTCTTTGTGAGACAAGGAAGAAAAGGGTTAAAAATATGGTTTATGTTGCGTGCCAATATTAACAGTCAATATGCAATCACATAGTCCATTAAGTGCACTCAGTTATACTATATGAAATTAATTACAATGTCTGCCTGAATATTCTCATGGATCAAAGCCTCAACACGGAGCCCACCTCCCAAaaataatactataaaaaaagaTAGGAGTTCAACATTGCACATGCATGTGTAAGTAACATTGGAGTTTTTTTATTTACATACACCGTTCTCAATTATTCAACTTACTATCCTTAgacaaataaaaataacaatttgCTTTAAAATCGCTATGATATTCAACTACTAATTATGTGTCTTATTAGAAAGTGTacctaattcaaattcaaatcttaattATAACTAAAAAGTTGATATATAAAATCGATAAGGAAAAGGTGTGTGTTAGATGTAATTTACCAAAAGAAATTCTTGCATGCTCTAATGAAGGATTTTGTATGTACTCCTTGTTTTTATCAACATTTCTTCTTTTCATCTTAAACGCGGAATAGAAAATATATTTACCACTACATTATTGTTGGCACTCAATGTAATACCAATCGTTATCATATTAAATGTTAAATTTACAGAAAATCTAATACGCTTGCAATGGACATCATTAATTTATACAAATTATTCTTCAATTCCTCTTTACATGAAATATACATCAAAGAGAATGGTTACATTTGTAATTAAACTCGAAAAAAAATCTAACATTAAAAGATCGGTGTTCTTTGTTCAATACTTCAATTAGTAGATTGAAACGTGGACAGAACACAATTGCTATTATAGACATGATCATTGTACTATACTTCAGCCATTATAGACATGATCACTGTACATATGAGCAGTAATATTTAGACCCTCAAGCATTGCTTCTCCTCTGGTGTTGAAGTTGAACGCACATATTCCACCATTGTTGATATCAATAGAACGAAACCTAAATATTTTTATCAATGTCTACTCGTCAATATAATTGAGTAATGTTGATGTACTATAAAAGAGTTTTAGGTAATAATGATTGAGCAAAATTAGCAATACTTTTTTCACTAAACTTAAgagtttaaatatttaattacgtGATCAATAATCTTACCTCTCGGGACCAAGGCCTAAAGCAGTGCAAGTTAATGCTCTCAATATAGATTTGTGAGTTATGATCAGAAAACTTTCTCCCTGAAGAAGGCAGGTTTTCTTAATACTCTGTCAATTTTAAATCAATACTTGCAAGAGGGAATAACGTTAAAAACGTAAAATCTTACAGGTGATAACAAGATTTCCTTCCAACAAGCTCTTGCAGCACCCCATAGATCTCGCACCGGATATCTACCATTCATGACAAAATTAGCTGGATCTTCTCTCCAGGTTATGTACTCTTTCGGATATATTCGCTTCGCATCCACTGCCTCCAAATTATGAACATACTGATTTAGCTTAGACACAAAGAATAGTAGGTAGTCAACAATGTCAAAAAAATATTATCATACAGCTTTTAATGGTTGAGAACCATGTCAAAAAAAAATTgaccaaataataataaatagattTAGTTAGAGAGGTAGTCACACCATTTTTCATGCCTTCAAGGTGATATAGAGATATCTCTCTAAGCGAATCAAGGTAAATCAATGGTTTTTCTCTCCCTTGCCATATAATTTCAGCGGTTTGCTACATCAAACAACACGAAGATTTATTAATAAACTCATGATCAAAATTAGCATAATTGAGAATTGAATTTCATTGGCACCTAACTTTAGCGCGAGATATTGGACTTGCAAAACACTGGTCAAAGTACAAATTTTCCAAGGCTTTCTTGCACCTCTCTGCTTGCTTCTCCCCGTCTTCAGTTAGTACAGACAAATCTGAACTTCCCTGAACAGTTGAACATACATGCTTAATTTAATTATAACACTGCCAGATGCAACAAAAGAATGTTCCA harbors:
- the LOC107624377 gene encoding probable 2-carboxy-D-arabinitol-1-phosphatase; protein product: MEMEILGAGFVLSSPFSSLSFFSSSSFKVQLLRTPSILSLPIRCSSHEVTPSEKLPTRINLSLTGGAYDFTKGTASLTNELIASPKKVMILRHGLSTWNAESRIQGSSDLSVLTEDGEKQAERCKKALENLYFDQCFASPISRAKQTAEIIWQGREKPLIYLDSLREISLYHLEGMKNVDAKRIYPKEYITWREDPANFVMNGRYPVRDLWGAARACWKEILLSPGESFLIITHKSILRALTCTALGLGPERFRSIDINNGGICAFNFNTRGEAMLEGLNITAHMYSDHVYNG